The Microbulbifer sp. YPW1 genome contains a region encoding:
- the panB gene encoding 3-methyl-2-oxobutanoate hydroxymethyltransferase yields the protein MPYAPVELTKPITVQTLRKMKADGEKFICVALYDAPMAAMAQKTGVETVLIGDSLGMTVLGYDSTIPVTMEQMIYHVEAVARGNKRSLIMGDLPFMTYATPEQALTNATRIMQAGAHMVKIEGGAWLAPTVKMLTERGIPVCAHLGLTPQSVHKLGGFRVQGRDDDRAGEILDDAVQLDEAGADLLVLECVPSDLGKRITDTVTMPTIGIGAGPHTDAQVLVINDILGLTEKPPKFSKNFLQEAGDIPGALRKYAEDVKNGTFPDDAHSFS from the coding sequence ATGCCCTACGCCCCCGTTGAGCTGACCAAACCGATTACCGTACAGACCCTGCGCAAGATGAAGGCCGATGGAGAAAAGTTTATCTGCGTCGCCCTCTACGATGCGCCCATGGCCGCTATGGCCCAGAAAACCGGTGTTGAAACCGTGCTGATCGGCGACTCCCTGGGGATGACCGTACTCGGCTATGACAGCACCATCCCCGTCACCATGGAACAGATGATCTACCACGTGGAGGCCGTGGCCCGGGGCAACAAGCGATCCCTGATCATGGGCGACCTGCCGTTTATGACCTACGCCACCCCGGAGCAGGCACTGACCAACGCCACCCGCATCATGCAGGCCGGTGCGCACATGGTGAAAATTGAGGGCGGCGCCTGGCTCGCCCCAACGGTGAAAATGCTCACCGAGCGCGGCATCCCGGTATGCGCCCACCTTGGCCTGACGCCGCAATCGGTGCACAAGCTGGGCGGTTTCCGGGTTCAAGGCCGGGACGACGACCGCGCCGGTGAAATCCTCGACGACGCCGTGCAGCTGGATGAGGCAGGTGCAGACCTGCTGGTGCTGGAGTGCGTGCCCAGCGACCTGGGTAAGCGTATTACCGACACGGTTACCATGCCCACCATCGGCATCGGCGCCGGCCCCCACACCGACGCCCAGGTACTGGTGATTAACGACATACTTGGCCTCACCGAGAAGCCGCCCAAATTCTCCAAGAACTTCCTGCAGGAAGCCGGGGACATTCCAGGCGCCCTGCGTAAATACGCGGAAGATGTGAAAAATGGCACCTTCCCGGATGATGCACACAGCTTCAGCTGA
- a CDS encoding NADP(H)-dependent aldo-keto reductase, with protein MEYRKLGKTDIEVSKICLGTMTFGEQNSEVEAFEQLDYALGQGVNFIDCAEMYPVPPKPETYGATEEIIGNWLQKRGKRAEVILASKVTGRGAANSGVGHIRGGPRLDRAQILRACDDSLSRLKTDYIDLYQVHWPERQSNFFGKLGYQHGDDDGVDISETLSALQELVAAGKVRHIGLSNETPWGMHRYLRLAAHGNKPRVASIQNPYNLLNRTFEVGLAEMAIREQCGLLAYSPLAFGTLSGKYLDGARPAGARLTLFERFQRYTGERAVSATEQYVNLAREFGLDPAQMALAFVTQQPFVTSNIIGATTMAQLKSNIASAEIALSEDQLAAIEDIHRQNPNPAP; from the coding sequence ATGGAGTATCGCAAGCTCGGCAAAACCGATATTGAGGTCAGCAAGATCTGTCTTGGCACCATGACGTTCGGAGAGCAGAACAGCGAGGTGGAAGCGTTCGAACAGTTGGATTACGCACTGGGACAGGGAGTCAATTTTATTGATTGTGCCGAAATGTATCCGGTGCCGCCAAAGCCGGAGACCTACGGTGCTACCGAAGAAATTATCGGTAACTGGCTGCAGAAACGGGGCAAGCGCGCAGAGGTTATTTTGGCGAGCAAGGTCACGGGGCGCGGTGCTGCCAATTCCGGAGTGGGGCATATTCGCGGCGGTCCCCGTCTCGATCGCGCGCAGATCCTCAGGGCCTGTGACGACTCCCTGTCGCGACTGAAAACCGATTATATCGACCTATATCAGGTGCACTGGCCCGAGCGACAGTCCAACTTCTTCGGCAAACTCGGCTACCAGCACGGCGACGATGACGGTGTGGATATCAGTGAAACCCTGTCTGCCCTGCAGGAGCTGGTAGCGGCCGGCAAGGTGCGCCACATCGGTCTGTCCAATGAAACGCCCTGGGGTATGCACCGTTACCTGCGGCTCGCCGCCCATGGCAACAAGCCACGGGTTGCCTCCATCCAGAACCCCTACAACTTGCTGAACCGCACCTTCGAGGTGGGATTGGCTGAGATGGCGATTCGCGAGCAGTGTGGTCTGTTGGCCTATTCACCGCTGGCATTTGGCACCCTCAGTGGCAAATATCTTGATGGTGCCCGGCCTGCGGGCGCACGCCTGACCCTGTTCGAGCGTTTCCAGCGTTACACCGGCGAGCGCGCGGTATCCGCCACCGAGCAATATGTGAACCTTGCCCGCGAGTTCGGTCTCGATCCCGCGCAGATGGCCCTGGCCTTCGTTACCCAGCAGCCATTTGTGACGTCCAATATCATCGGCGCTACCACCATGGCGCAGCTAAAGAGCAATATTGCCAGCGCCGAAATCGCGTTGAGTGAGGATCAACTGGCGGCGATAGAAGATATTCATCGTCAAAACCCCAACCCCGCCCCTTGA
- the fabV gene encoding enoyl-ACP reductase FabV → MIIKPKVRGFICTNAHPQGCAANVREQIEYIKSQPAIEDGPKNVLVVGASTGYGLASRITAAFGCGAKTLGVFFEKPPTEKRTASAGYYNSAAFEEEAHKAGLYAKSINGDAFSNEIKAKAIDLIKQDLGKIDLVIYSLASPRRTDPETGELYSSVLKPIGKSYTAKNLNTDKLEISDISVDPANEEEIAATVKVMGGEDWELWMKALGDAGVLADDCKTVAYTYIGEKLTWPIYGHATIGKAKEDLDRAAKAISDSGNASANVAVLKALVTQSSSAIPVMPLYISLVYKVMKEEGTHEGCIEQLYRLYTEGLYTDTPRLDDTNRFRMDDKELRPETQAKIEKLWPEVTEENLFQLTDYKGYSDDFLKLFGFGVDGVDYEADTSPLVEAKFQ, encoded by the coding sequence ATGATCATCAAGCCGAAAGTACGCGGATTCATCTGCACCAATGCCCACCCGCAGGGCTGTGCCGCCAACGTGCGCGAGCAGATCGAATACATCAAGTCCCAGCCCGCCATTGAAGATGGCCCGAAAAACGTCCTCGTGGTTGGCGCTTCCACCGGTTACGGTCTGGCTTCCCGTATTACTGCCGCCTTCGGTTGCGGAGCCAAAACCCTCGGTGTCTTCTTTGAAAAGCCGCCCACTGAAAAGCGCACTGCTTCAGCCGGTTACTACAATTCCGCAGCATTTGAAGAGGAAGCGCACAAGGCTGGCCTGTACGCAAAAAGCATCAACGGTGACGCCTTCTCCAATGAGATCAAGGCCAAGGCCATCGACCTGATCAAGCAGGATCTCGGCAAAATCGACCTGGTGATCTACAGCCTGGCCTCTCCTCGTCGTACCGATCCGGAGACCGGTGAACTGTACAGCTCCGTGCTGAAGCCTATCGGCAAGTCCTACACCGCCAAGAACCTCAATACCGACAAGCTGGAAATCTCCGACATCAGTGTCGACCCGGCCAATGAAGAAGAAATCGCCGCTACCGTTAAAGTCATGGGTGGCGAAGACTGGGAACTGTGGATGAAAGCCCTGGGCGACGCCGGTGTACTTGCCGACGATTGCAAGACCGTGGCCTACACCTACATCGGCGAGAAGCTGACCTGGCCGATCTACGGCCACGCCACCATCGGCAAAGCGAAAGAAGACCTGGACCGCGCGGCCAAGGCCATCAGTGACAGCGGTAACGCCAGCGCCAATGTGGCGGTACTGAAAGCCCTGGTGACCCAGTCAAGCTCTGCTATCCCGGTAATGCCGCTGTACATTTCCCTTGTTTACAAGGTGATGAAGGAAGAGGGTACTCACGAGGGTTGTATCGAGCAGCTGTACCGACTCTACACAGAAGGCCTGTACACCGATACGCCGCGATTGGATGATACCAACCGCTTCCGTATGGACGACAAGGAGCTGCGCCCGGAAACCCAGGCCAAGATCGAAAAACTTTGGCCGGAAGTGACCGAGGAAAACCTGTTCCAGCTCACCGATTACAAGGGCTACAGTGACGACTTCCTGAAACTGTTTGGCTTCGGCGTCGACGGTGTCGATTACGAGGCAGATACCAGTCCGCTGGTGGAAGCCAAGTTTCAGTAA
- the bamC gene encoding outer membrane protein assembly factor BamC, which produces MTKLTAGALLCAAVTTLSGCGIFGKDGYFRDRGDDYQLADSLPPLQVPEGVSVKQQEELYEVPQVSAEVDRGEFVVPRPQALSVNVGLDRVKIQKLGNRRWVLVNQPPDEVWPQLHYFLRTTGLQLALSDAGAGTMETTWLTFGDSPETKDKYRLQVESGVQPDTTEIHVRHLAVPLDAQVGGAVNWPAQSSSPEREGWMIDEMSGALAAESSGAAASLVAQAIGGGKVKVQVMEPAGKEPFIALGLSMSRAWATVSHALNTGAYRLHKEDADIRVFYVTYDPERELAEDEEGGWFSSWGSGKGEDKLAQSADAYSLQQVLANIDTSANVEPALFANMQGLGGAPNSNIPGYLVVLRGVDDAIEVRIRNTRGLPLSRAKTSELLMAIRQNLI; this is translated from the coding sequence ATGACAAAACTTACCGCCGGAGCCCTGCTGTGCGCTGCGGTTACCACCCTGAGTGGCTGTGGCATCTTTGGCAAGGACGGTTATTTCCGCGACCGCGGTGACGACTATCAGCTGGCGGACAGCCTGCCTCCGCTGCAGGTGCCCGAAGGTGTTTCCGTGAAACAACAGGAAGAGCTCTACGAAGTACCGCAGGTCAGCGCTGAAGTGGACCGCGGCGAATTCGTGGTGCCGCGTCCTCAGGCGCTGTCGGTCAACGTCGGCCTGGATAGGGTGAAGATCCAGAAGCTGGGCAATCGCCGCTGGGTGCTGGTGAACCAGCCGCCGGATGAGGTCTGGCCGCAGCTGCATTATTTCCTGCGTACCACCGGACTGCAGCTGGCCTTGTCTGATGCGGGCGCCGGTACCATGGAAACGACCTGGCTTACCTTCGGGGACTCTCCCGAGACCAAAGACAAATACCGCCTGCAAGTGGAATCCGGAGTTCAACCAGATACCACTGAAATTCACGTCAGGCATCTCGCGGTTCCCCTGGATGCACAGGTTGGCGGTGCGGTGAACTGGCCGGCGCAGTCCTCTAGCCCGGAGCGCGAGGGCTGGATGATCGACGAGATGTCCGGTGCGCTGGCGGCGGAATCCAGCGGTGCGGCGGCATCCCTGGTGGCACAGGCAATCGGTGGTGGCAAGGTCAAGGTGCAGGTGATGGAGCCGGCGGGCAAAGAGCCGTTCATCGCTCTGGGCCTGTCCATGAGCCGCGCCTGGGCAACGGTGAGCCACGCACTGAACACCGGTGCCTACCGGCTGCACAAGGAAGACGCGGATATCCGGGTCTTCTATGTAACCTACGATCCGGAGCGCGAGCTGGCGGAAGACGAAGAGGGTGGCTGGTTCTCCAGCTGGGGCTCCGGCAAAGGCGAGGACAAACTGGCCCAGTCGGCGGATGCCTACAGCCTGCAACAGGTACTGGCGAATATCGATACGAGCGCCAATGTCGAGCCCGCCCTGTTTGCAAATATGCAGGGCCTGGGTGGCGCTCCCAACAGCAATATTCCGGGTTACCTGGTGGTATTGCGCGGTGTAGACGATGCCATTGAGGTGCGTATCCGCAATACCCGCGGCCTGCCGCTGTCTCGCGCCAAGACATCTGAATTGCTGATGGCTATCCGTCAGAACCTGATCTGA
- the dapA gene encoding 4-hydroxy-tetrahydrodipicolinate synthase, translated as MISGSMVALATPMYADGSLDWDKLHELVEWHIEQGTRALVAVGTTGESATLDVHEHLEVIRRVVDQVAGRIPVIAGTGANSTTEAIELTATAAKCGADACLLVTPYYNKPTQEGLYQHFLAVAKAVDIPQILYNVPGRTAVDMLPETVQRLSAVSNIVGIKEATGDLERAREVIERVPEDFAVYSGDDATAIELMLLGGHGNISVTANVAPAAVAQMCEAALAGDAETARAINQRIDVLHKTLFVESNPIPVKWALKEMGRIDSGIRLPLTALSPEHHAVVRDALRSAGVL; from the coding sequence ATGATTTCCGGCAGTATGGTGGCGCTGGCCACACCCATGTATGCAGATGGTAGCCTCGACTGGGACAAGCTGCACGAGCTGGTGGAGTGGCACATAGAGCAGGGCACCCGGGCGCTGGTGGCGGTAGGCACCACTGGTGAATCGGCGACTCTCGACGTGCATGAACACCTGGAAGTCATTCGCCGCGTGGTGGACCAGGTTGCTGGACGTATCCCGGTGATCGCCGGTACCGGCGCTAATTCCACCACCGAAGCCATCGAGCTGACTGCAACTGCCGCCAAATGTGGCGCCGATGCTTGTCTGCTGGTGACCCCCTACTACAACAAGCCCACTCAGGAAGGGCTGTACCAGCATTTCCTGGCAGTGGCCAAAGCCGTTGATATTCCCCAGATCCTCTACAATGTGCCGGGGCGCACCGCGGTAGACATGTTACCGGAGACCGTGCAGCGCCTGTCCGCGGTGAGCAATATCGTGGGCATCAAGGAAGCCACTGGCGACCTCGAGCGGGCGCGCGAGGTCATTGAACGGGTGCCGGAAGACTTTGCGGTCTACTCCGGAGATGACGCTACCGCCATAGAACTGATGCTTCTGGGCGGCCACGGCAATATCAGTGTTACCGCCAATGTCGCCCCCGCTGCGGTGGCGCAGATGTGCGAAGCGGCACTGGCCGGCGACGCGGAAACCGCGCGCGCGATCAACCAGCGCATCGATGTATTGCACAAAACGCTGTTTGTGGAGTCCAACCCCATACCGGTGAAATGGGCGCTGAAAGAAATGGGTCGCATCGACAGCGGTATTCGCCTGCCGCTCACCGCTCTGTCACCCGAGCACCACGCTGTAGTGCGCGACGCACTGCGCAGTGCGGGTGTGCTCTGA
- a CDS encoding thioesterase family protein gives MEFNTLIENAKDTAKVTIPGGWTQGRATFGGLAAALLYQPMEAALEAATQGAIAETPLRSMTISFVAPAAAGELDTRSRVLRAGRSAVQIEAHASQGDQIVTAALASFGKPRQSTIAVSPDAAPQFRAPDECEALPYIEGLVPEFTQHFDYRLAAGAFPFSGSSEPHLGGWIRFRESAGPVTTAHLLALIDAWPPAVLSMLKDLAAASSLTWTLEMMPTAHRVKAERSADSGDWWQYLAEVEQAEDGYGAIRARLWDADGRLMALSRQTVTVFG, from the coding sequence ATGGAATTCAATACCCTGATCGAGAATGCGAAAGATACCGCCAAGGTAACCATTCCCGGAGGCTGGACCCAGGGGCGCGCCACCTTCGGCGGCCTCGCCGCAGCGCTGCTCTATCAGCCCATGGAAGCTGCCCTGGAAGCCGCAACCCAGGGCGCCATAGCGGAAACCCCGCTGCGCTCAATGACCATTTCATTTGTCGCGCCGGCAGCAGCTGGCGAACTGGACACACGCTCCCGCGTGCTGCGCGCAGGCCGCTCGGCGGTGCAGATCGAGGCCCACGCCAGCCAGGGCGACCAGATAGTAACCGCAGCCCTTGCCAGCTTCGGCAAACCGCGACAATCCACGATTGCGGTTTCCCCGGATGCCGCGCCACAGTTCCGCGCACCGGACGAATGTGAAGCCCTGCCCTATATCGAAGGGCTGGTGCCGGAATTTACCCAACATTTCGACTACCGCCTGGCCGCAGGTGCCTTCCCGTTCAGTGGCAGCAGTGAACCCCATCTGGGTGGCTGGATCCGCTTTCGCGAATCCGCAGGCCCGGTCACCACCGCCCACCTGCTGGCACTGATCGACGCCTGGCCCCCGGCAGTATTGTCGATGCTGAAAGACCTGGCCGCCGCCAGCTCACTCACCTGGACCCTGGAAATGATGCCCACGGCCCACCGCGTAAAAGCCGAGCGCAGCGCAGACAGCGGCGACTGGTGGCAGTATCTGGCGGAAGTGGAGCAGGCGGAAGACGGTTACGGTGCGATTCGCGCACGGCTGTGGGATGCCGATGGCCGGCTGATGGCCCTGTCCCGGCAGACGGTTACGGTATTTGGCTGA
- a CDS encoding D-hexose-6-phosphate mutarotase yields MAAFDHLTQYLTRTDSGALYNKPGQDLLLVETGLCRAVISLQGAQVLEFTAQGRAPLLWLSPSATFKAGTAVRGGVPLCLPWFGENRSDPSKPKHGLVRTQLWEIAGTEEQADGTVVLTFRFQHPGDDLFAASFECLLKVGLGKSLTFDLELTNTADTAAEYSWALHSYFAVADVAEVEVEGLSGVSYLDKTLGFARDTLEGPQTFGGEVDRVFEQAPASQKIVTPNPITAHSENCHTVITWNPGAELAATIGDIGEHYHGFVCVEHGNAFANSWQLGAGESARASLTLSR; encoded by the coding sequence GTGGCAGCATTCGACCACCTCACCCAATATCTCACCCGCACCGACAGCGGTGCCCTGTACAACAAACCCGGTCAGGATCTACTGCTGGTGGAAACCGGTCTGTGTCGCGCAGTGATATCCCTGCAGGGCGCGCAGGTGCTGGAGTTCACCGCACAGGGCCGCGCGCCACTGTTGTGGTTGAGCCCGAGTGCCACTTTCAAAGCCGGAACCGCGGTGCGCGGCGGTGTACCGCTGTGCCTGCCGTGGTTCGGAGAAAACCGCAGTGACCCCAGCAAACCCAAACACGGTCTGGTACGCACCCAATTGTGGGAGATCGCCGGCACTGAAGAGCAGGCGGACGGCACGGTTGTACTGACGTTTCGTTTCCAGCACCCGGGGGATGACCTTTTCGCCGCCAGTTTCGAGTGTCTGCTGAAAGTCGGCCTCGGCAAATCGCTCACCTTTGATCTCGAGCTGACCAATACCGCCGACACGGCTGCGGAATACAGCTGGGCGTTGCACAGTTACTTCGCGGTGGCAGACGTGGCCGAGGTCGAGGTCGAGGGGCTTTCCGGTGTGAGTTACCTGGACAAGACCCTTGGATTTGCCCGCGATACCCTCGAAGGCCCGCAGACCTTTGGTGGCGAAGTGGATCGGGTATTCGAGCAGGCGCCAGCCAGTCAGAAAATTGTTACCCCCAACCCGATCACCGCGCACAGTGAAAATTGCCATACGGTGATCACCTGGAATCCGGGGGCGGAGTTGGCGGCCACCATTGGCGATATCGGCGAGCACTACCACGGCTTTGTGTGCGTGGAACACGGCAATGCCTTCGCCAACAGCTGGCAGCTGGGCGCCGGTGAAAGTGCGCGTGCCAGCCTGACCCTGAGCCGCTGA
- the lpxL gene encoding LpxL/LpxP family Kdo(2)-lipid IV(A) lauroyl/palmitoleoyl acyltransferase — translation MEKPHFRVALLHPRYWLTWSLFGLWYLVAQLPYRWQISIGRVVGKLMLRFASSRREIAARNLALCFPELSAHKREQLLRRNFASNGIALMETGMAWFRSSTWLRKRFTIEGLEYLQDAHSRGQGVVMMAMHFTTLEIGAAFMSMSHPVDGMYRPHKNPVYDYMQRKGRERHGESSNVLQRKDVRGMLRALQKGRAVWYAPDQDYGIKQGVFAPLFGIPTATVTGTSRFARVGRAQVVPYTVTRLEEKGVYHVKVYPPIEEIPSGDELKDAVLVNQFVEARMRENPSQYMWVHRRFKTRPEGEASFYPARKKRRKKRKV, via the coding sequence ATGGAAAAACCACATTTTCGTGTCGCCCTGTTACACCCGCGTTACTGGCTGACCTGGTCGCTGTTCGGGCTCTGGTATCTGGTGGCGCAATTACCTTACCGCTGGCAAATATCAATCGGCCGCGTTGTCGGCAAGCTGATGCTGCGCTTTGCCTCCAGTCGCCGGGAAATCGCCGCGCGCAATCTGGCACTGTGCTTCCCCGAGCTCTCTGCGCACAAGCGCGAACAACTGCTGCGCCGCAACTTTGCCTCTAACGGCATAGCGCTGATGGAAACCGGTATGGCCTGGTTTCGCTCCAGCACCTGGCTGCGCAAACGCTTTACCATCGAGGGGCTGGAATACCTGCAGGATGCGCACAGCCGCGGACAGGGAGTGGTGATGATGGCGATGCATTTCACCACCCTGGAAATCGGTGCCGCGTTTATGAGCATGAGTCATCCCGTGGATGGCATGTACCGGCCCCATAAGAATCCCGTCTACGACTATATGCAGCGCAAAGGCCGCGAGCGCCACGGGGAGAGTTCCAACGTACTGCAGCGTAAAGATGTGCGCGGCATGCTGCGGGCCCTGCAAAAGGGGCGTGCGGTGTGGTATGCACCGGACCAGGATTACGGCATCAAGCAGGGAGTGTTCGCGCCCCTGTTCGGCATCCCCACGGCGACGGTTACCGGCACTTCGCGATTTGCGCGGGTGGGGCGTGCGCAGGTGGTGCCCTACACGGTGACCCGCCTGGAAGAGAAGGGCGTTTACCACGTAAAAGTGTATCCGCCGATCGAGGAAATTCCGTCAGGCGACGAACTGAAAGACGCGGTGCTGGTCAATCAGTTTGTGGAGGCGCGCATGCGCGAGAACCCCTCGCAGTACATGTGGGTACACCGTCGCTTCAAGACGCGCCCCGAGGGCGAGGCGAGTTTTTACCCGGCGCGCAAGAAGCGCCGTAAAAAGCGCAAGGTTTGA
- a CDS encoding DUF2789 domain-containing protein, which yields METGHHTLNELFAQLGLGSDDTAIEDFLSRHHLAGEEKLAKAEFWSDSQRKFLHDAIVEDSDWCEVVDELDALLRH from the coding sequence ATGGAGACCGGTCACCACACGCTGAATGAGCTTTTTGCCCAGTTGGGCCTGGGATCAGATGACACCGCGATAGAGGACTTCCTCTCCCGGCATCACCTGGCCGGGGAGGAGAAGCTGGCCAAAGCCGAGTTCTGGAGCGACAGTCAGCGCAAGTTTCTGCACGATGCCATTGTCGAGGATTCCGACTGGTGTGAGGTTGTGGATGAGCTGGACGCCCTGCTGAGGCACTAG
- a CDS encoding deoxynucleoside kinase, with the protein MAQELDLEGRTLPRFIAVEGNIGVGKTTLAKKLAATFNYDTLLELPEENPFLERFYRDPKSAALPTQLHFLLQRSQQIQALRQDDMFKPVRVADFLIEKDHLFAEVTLDSDELQLYQQVYQHLTLEAPKPDLVIYLQAPLNVLQERIHKRGIASERSISNEYLSTLNEAYTNFFHYYDQAPLLIVNCAEIDIVDQQKDYLQLVEYLLNVNSGRHYYNPGK; encoded by the coding sequence ATCGCCCAGGAACTGGATCTGGAAGGCAGGACACTACCGCGTTTTATTGCTGTGGAAGGCAATATCGGTGTCGGCAAGACCACTCTCGCCAAGAAGCTCGCGGCCACCTTCAACTACGACACCCTGCTGGAACTGCCGGAAGAGAATCCGTTCCTGGAGCGCTTTTATCGCGACCCGAAGAGCGCCGCGCTACCCACCCAGCTGCACTTCCTGCTACAGCGCTCGCAACAAATTCAGGCGCTGCGCCAGGACGATATGTTCAAGCCAGTACGAGTGGCTGACTTCCTGATTGAAAAAGATCACCTGTTTGCAGAAGTCACCCTGGACAGCGATGAATTGCAGCTGTATCAGCAGGTTTACCAGCACCTCACCCTGGAGGCGCCGAAGCCGGACCTGGTGATTTACCTGCAGGCGCCACTGAATGTGCTGCAGGAGCGCATCCACAAACGCGGCATCGCGTCCGAGCGCAGCATCAGCAACGAATACCTGTCGACCCTCAACGAGGCCTATACCAATTTCTTCCACTACTACGACCAGGCCCCGCTGCTGATCGTCAACTGTGCGGAGATCGATATCGTCGACCAGCAGAAAGATTACCTGCAGCTGGTGGAGTACCTGCTGAACGTCAACAGCGGACGCCACTACTACAATCCCGGCAAGTGA
- a CDS encoding MBL fold metallo-hydrolase → MAIRFASLGSGSKGNGTLVASGDHCLLVDCGFTIKETERRMARLGVSPADLSAILVTHEHSDHLGGVGPLARKYRLPVYLTPGTLRARDVGKLPEVHLIEGHQPFAVGDIQVTPVAVPHDAREAAQFVFRSRGSSLGLLTDLGTITPHVESHYSDCDALVLEANHDPQMLAQGPYPPSLKRRVGGAYGHLSNQQAAGFLQRVGSDHLQHLVVAHISEKNNSLELARAALADAAARAANCIFACQQEGFDWLQIEKAE, encoded by the coding sequence ATGGCGATCAGATTTGCCTCCCTGGGTAGTGGCAGCAAGGGCAATGGCACTCTGGTCGCCTCCGGCGACCACTGTCTTCTGGTGGACTGCGGTTTCACCATCAAGGAAACCGAGCGGCGCATGGCGCGGCTCGGTGTCTCTCCCGCGGATCTCTCCGCGATCCTCGTCACACACGAACACAGCGATCACCTGGGCGGTGTCGGCCCACTGGCGCGCAAGTATCGCCTGCCGGTATACCTCACCCCTGGCACCCTGCGTGCGCGGGATGTGGGCAAGTTGCCGGAGGTGCACCTGATTGAGGGGCACCAGCCATTCGCCGTGGGGGATATCCAGGTGACGCCGGTGGCGGTGCCGCACGATGCCCGCGAGGCGGCGCAGTTTGTGTTCCGCAGCCGCGGCAGTAGCCTGGGGTTATTGACCGATTTGGGGACCATCACTCCCCATGTGGAGTCTCACTACAGCGACTGCGACGCTCTGGTGCTTGAGGCCAACCACGACCCGCAAATGCTTGCCCAGGGGCCTTACCCGCCCTCGCTCAAGCGACGGGTCGGTGGTGCCTATGGACACCTGAGCAACCAGCAGGCTGCTGGTTTCCTGCAGCGGGTGGGAAGTGATCACCTGCAGCACCTTGTCGTGGCGCATATCAGTGAGAAGAACAACAGTCTGGAGCTGGCGCGTGCGGCACTCGCTGATGCCGCCGCCCGCGCTGCCAACTGTATTTTTGCCTGTCAGCAGGAAGGGTTTGACTGGCTGCAGATCGAAAAGGCAGAGTAG
- the zntB gene encoding zinc transporter ZntB, whose amino-acid sequence MQSGLIHAYLLDGRGRGRRIGWPEVEAWAPEQGKLWLHLDYSDPGARAWIGGAAQLDPLVADALLTEETRPRTTGIGDGLLIALRGVNLNPESQPEDMVSIRLWAEEHRVISTRKRQLLSVNDLCQQLESGRGPRNCSALVVELADLLVWRMSDTVDTFEDTIDELEDRVVAGASGSLRLDLALLRKQTITLRRYLSPQREALARLMVEKLDWIGEPERLQLREVSDRLLRHIEDIDAVRERAAVTQEELMSRISEQLNSRMYVLSIIAAIFLPLGFFTGLLGVNVGGIPGSENPRAFLIFCALLAVTVAVQLVVFRWKKWL is encoded by the coding sequence ATGCAATCCGGATTGATTCACGCCTATCTGTTGGACGGCCGCGGTCGCGGGCGTCGTATTGGCTGGCCCGAAGTGGAGGCCTGGGCACCCGAGCAGGGAAAGCTGTGGCTGCACCTGGACTACAGCGACCCCGGTGCCCGGGCATGGATTGGTGGCGCGGCACAGCTGGATCCGCTGGTGGCCGATGCCCTGCTTACCGAGGAAACTCGCCCACGTACCACCGGTATCGGCGACGGCCTGTTGATCGCCCTGCGCGGGGTCAACCTGAATCCGGAATCTCAGCCGGAAGATATGGTTTCGATCCGTCTTTGGGCGGAGGAACACCGGGTGATCAGTACCCGCAAGCGGCAGTTATTGTCGGTGAACGACCTGTGTCAGCAACTGGAGAGTGGCCGCGGACCGCGCAACTGTTCGGCGCTGGTGGTGGAATTGGCGGATCTGTTGGTGTGGCGTATGAGCGATACCGTGGATACCTTCGAGGACACCATCGACGAGCTGGAAGATCGGGTGGTGGCCGGAGCCAGCGGCAGCCTGCGCCTCGACCTGGCGCTGTTGCGCAAGCAGACCATTACCCTGCGCCGTTACCTCTCCCCACAGCGGGAGGCGCTGGCGCGCCTGATGGTGGAAAAGCTGGACTGGATCGGCGAGCCCGAGCGCTTGCAGCTGCGGGAAGTGAGCGACCGCCTGCTGCGGCATATTGAGGATATCGATGCGGTGCGGGAGCGCGCGGCGGTGACCCAGGAAGAGCTGATGAGCCGCATCTCCGAGCAGCTCAACAGTCGCATGTATGTGCTTTCCATTATCGCGGCGATCTTCCTGCCGCTGGGTTTCTTTACCGGCCTGCTGGGGGTCAATGTGGGGGGAATTCCCGGCTCGGAAAATCCCCGTGCATTCCTGATTTTCTGTGCGTTACTGGCGGTAACCGTGGCCGTCCAGCTGGTGGTTTTTCGCTGGAAAAAGTGGCTCTGA